The proteins below are encoded in one region of Qipengyuania sp. HL-TH1:
- a CDS encoding cupin-like domain-containing protein: protein MTKHDPALSAAAIRVFPHQSVAAFARGYPETPHVLRHRLDADARLSLDRLAQLGEDLPAASVEYNRGDLPIGIDGKPGSNGMTIGETIRHIATSNSWAVLKNIEQVPAYEALLMALLEELRPSIEAATGKMLTPQGFIFTSSPNAVTPYHFDPEHNILLQVKGTKVMTQFPAGDTRYAPDTVHESYHLGGPRELPWDESLRSGGLAIALEPGEAVYVPVMAPHFVNNGSEPSLSLSITWRSEWSYAEAGARCFNGLVRKLGITPAPPRRWPARNTAKSLAYRAWRKAFGTPG, encoded by the coding sequence GTGACCAAACACGATCCCGCCCTCTCCGCAGCAGCGATCCGCGTGTTCCCGCACCAGTCCGTGGCCGCCTTTGCTCGCGGCTATCCGGAAACGCCGCATGTCCTGCGCCACCGGCTGGATGCCGACGCGCGCCTGTCGCTGGACCGGCTTGCGCAATTGGGCGAGGACCTGCCCGCCGCATCGGTCGAGTACAATCGCGGCGATCTGCCGATCGGGATCGACGGCAAGCCCGGTTCCAACGGCATGACCATCGGCGAAACGATCCGGCATATTGCCACCAGCAACAGCTGGGCAGTGCTCAAGAATATCGAGCAGGTCCCGGCCTACGAAGCCCTGCTGATGGCGCTGCTCGAAGAACTGCGACCGTCGATCGAGGCCGCCACCGGCAAAATGCTGACGCCGCAGGGGTTCATTTTCACTTCCAGCCCGAACGCGGTGACGCCCTATCACTTCGACCCCGAGCACAATATCCTGCTGCAGGTGAAGGGCACGAAGGTGATGACGCAGTTCCCCGCAGGCGACACGCGTTACGCACCCGATACGGTCCATGAAAGCTATCACTTGGGCGGACCGCGCGAATTGCCGTGGGACGAGAGCTTGCGGTCCGGCGGTCTGGCCATCGCCCTCGAGCCGGGCGAAGCCGTATACGTCCCGGTGATGGCCCCGCATTTCGTCAACAACGGTTCGGAACCCTCGCTCTCGCTTTCGATCACCTGGCGCAGCGAATGGAGCTATGCCGAGGCTGGCGCGCGGTGCTTCAACGGCCTGGTACGCAAGCTCGGCATCACCCCCGCGCCGCCCCGGCGCTGGCCTGCCCGGAACACTGCCAAATCCCTTGCCTACCGCGCGTGGCGCAAAGCCTTCGGGACCCCGGGATAG
- a CDS encoding GNAT family N-acetyltransferase: MTHIDDLATGAWSDRARELPADAALTEGFSVLPWTGVVGSSFAEHWRRLAQHCATPNPFAEEWFLAHSLRHFDPGGSIFLACHVSDGELVGLMPLMRDRDYHGQPVPHLANWVHANAFCGEPLVKEGYSRPFWEYLLDWCDSHAGTSVFLHLTHIPADGASYTALQDISATTGRKLSVVHSLQRAVLRSGPAPQEHLRSALDRKRRKELQRKRRRLEESGHFVFSRQTDETGVDRWIDEFLALERAGWKGEQGSAMASAPATEALFRASLTEAAKLGKLERLAFHLGGRPVAMLTSFVTPLTLSASRRRMTRASRNFHPECCCRSKTSPFWNARVLRCRTVAQHRTTR; this comes from the coding sequence GTGACGCATATTGACGATCTTGCGACCGGTGCATGGTCCGATCGCGCTCGGGAGCTTCCCGCAGATGCAGCCCTCACCGAAGGATTCTCGGTCCTGCCGTGGACGGGGGTTGTCGGCAGCAGCTTTGCCGAACATTGGCGCCGTCTTGCGCAACATTGCGCCACGCCGAACCCCTTTGCCGAAGAATGGTTTTTGGCGCATTCGCTGCGCCACTTCGATCCTGGTGGAAGCATATTCCTCGCCTGCCATGTATCCGATGGCGAACTGGTCGGGCTGATGCCGCTGATGCGCGACAGGGACTATCACGGGCAGCCTGTGCCGCACCTTGCCAATTGGGTACACGCCAATGCGTTCTGCGGCGAACCGCTCGTCAAGGAAGGCTATTCGCGGCCGTTCTGGGAATATTTGCTCGATTGGTGCGATAGCCATGCGGGCACCAGCGTTTTCCTGCATCTGACCCACATCCCGGCCGACGGCGCCAGCTACACCGCATTACAGGACATTTCCGCCACCACTGGCCGCAAGCTGAGCGTCGTCCATAGCCTGCAACGTGCCGTGTTGCGATCCGGACCGGCGCCCCAGGAACATCTCAGGTCTGCGCTCGACAGAAAAAGGCGCAAGGAACTGCAGCGCAAGCGCCGCCGCCTTGAAGAATCGGGGCATTTCGTCTTCTCGCGCCAGACTGACGAAACCGGCGTCGATCGCTGGATCGACGAGTTTCTCGCGCTCGAACGTGCCGGCTGGAAGGGGGAACAGGGCTCCGCCATGGCTAGCGCGCCCGCGACCGAAGCGCTGTTTCGCGCCAGCCTGACCGAAGCGGCCAAGCTGGGCAAACTGGAACGGCTCGCCTTCCATCTCGGCGGGCGCCCGGTGGCCATGCTGACCAGCTTCGTCACCCCCCTCACGCTTTCGGCTTCAAGACGGCGTATGACGAGAGCCTCTCGAAACTTTCACCCGGAATGCTGTTGCAGGTCGAAAACCTCGCCATTCTGGAATGCAAGAGTGTTACGCTGTCGGACAGTTGCGCAGCACCGGACCACCCGATGA